In Bubalus bubalis isolate 160015118507 breed Murrah chromosome 3, NDDB_SH_1, whole genome shotgun sequence, a genomic segment contains:
- the LOC102415195 gene encoding 40S ribosomal protein S8-like → MGISPDNWHKRRKTGGKRKPYHKKRKYELGRPAANTKIGPRCIHTVRVRGGNKKYRALRLDVGNFSWGSECCTRKTRIIDVVYNASNNELVRTKTLVKNCIVLIDSTPYRQWYESHYALPLGHKKGAKLTPEEEEALFIIARTWKQPRCPSADEWIRKLWYIYTMGYYSAIKKNTF, encoded by the coding sequence ATGGGCATCTCTCCGGACAACTGGCACAAGCGCCGTAAGACCGGGGGCAAGAGAAAGCCCTACCACAAGAAGCGGAAGTATGAGCTGGGACGCCCCGCTGCCAACACAAAGATTGGCCCCCGCTGCATACACACAGTCCGTGTGCGGGGAGGCAACAAGAAGTACCGGGCCTTGAGGCTGGACGTGGGGAACTTCTCCTGGGGCTCAGAGTGTTGTACACGCAAGACAAGAATAATCGATGTTGTCTATAATGCATCCAACAACGAACTGGTCCGTACCAAGACCCTGGTGAAGAACTGTATTGTGCTTATCGACAGCACACCGTACCGACAGTGGTACGAGTCCCACTATGCACTGCCCCTGGGCCACAAGAAGGGGGCCAAGCTGACTCCTGAGGAGGaagaagcactgtttataatagccaggacatggaagcaacctagatgtccatcagcagatgaatggataagaaagctatggtacatatacaca